The following coding sequences are from one Flavobacteriales bacterium window:
- a CDS encoding glycosyltransferase family 4 protein produces the protein MDGIGLFTFESFKKIVLAHPDTEFIFIFDRTPQPEFLFAKNITAKVISPQARHPFLYMVWYQFSLKRLLKSLNPDVFVATDGMIPFNTKTKTLAVIHDLNFEHHPEHLPKLLRNYYCKYFPKFAQQATRIATVSEFSKSDICRTYKIDESKIDVVYNGPNENFIPISTAEQKLIKEQYTAGYDYFLFVGTLHPRKNLINLFKAFDDFKIKTKSPKKLLIVGRKMWWTKEIEETLNNLNHKEDIIFAGRVTENELYKITASAYALTYVPIFEGFGIPLVEAMSCGTPVITSNITSMPEVVEDAGILVDPFSIDDISNAMVRMANESCLRHNLSEKSIVQAKKFSWDKTADLLWKSILKTIDTSTSSE, from the coding sequence ATGGATGGAATCGGCTTATTCACCTTCGAATCGTTCAAAAAAATTGTTTTAGCACACCCCGACACTGAATTTATTTTTATTTTCGATAGAACTCCACAACCTGAATTTCTATTTGCAAAAAACATTACGGCTAAAGTAATTTCACCACAAGCCAGACATCCTTTTTTATATATGGTTTGGTATCAATTTTCATTAAAACGTCTATTAAAGAGCTTAAATCCTGATGTTTTTGTTGCAACCGATGGAATGATTCCGTTTAATACTAAAACCAAAACATTAGCCGTTATTCACGATTTAAATTTTGAGCATCACCCAGAGCATTTACCAAAACTGTTGCGAAATTACTATTGCAAATATTTTCCAAAATTTGCTCAACAAGCTACACGAATTGCAACTGTTTCGGAGTTTTCTAAATCTGATATTTGTAGGACCTACAAAATTGATGAATCAAAAATTGATGTGGTTTACAATGGTCCAAACGAAAATTTTATTCCAATTTCTACTGCTGAACAAAAGTTAATAAAAGAACAATATACCGCTGGTTACGATTACTTTTTATTTGTAGGTACCTTACATCCACGTAAAAATCTCATTAATTTGTTTAAAGCTTTTGATGATTTTAAGATCAAGACTAAATCACCAAAAAAGCTATTAATTGTTGGGCGTAAAATGTGGTGGACAAAAGAAATAGAAGAAACATTAAACAATCTGAATCATAAAGAGGACATTATTTTTGCAGGTAGAGTTACTGAAAATGAACTGTATAAAATAACCGCATCGGCTTATGCACTAACTTATGTCCCAATTTTTGAAGGTTTTGGTATTCCGTTAGTTGAAGCCATGAGCTGTGGAACTCCAGTTATCACATCAAACATTACCTCAATGCCCGAAGTAGTTGAAGATGCTGGAATTTTAGTCGACCCCTTTTCAATTGACGATATTTCTAATGCCATGGTTAGAATGGCGAATGAATCTTGTTTACGACATAATCTTTCAGAAAAAAGTATTGTTCAAGCCAAAAAATTCAGTTGGGATAAGACTGCTGATTTATTGTGGAAATCAATTCTAAAAACAATAGATACTTCGACAAGTTCAGAATGA
- a CDS encoding ribonuclease HII, with translation MLKSYFQKKLIEAGCDEAGRGCLAGPVYAAAVVFPKDYKNKILNDSKQVSEKKRELLRFEIEKEAIAFGIGVVDNNEIDEINILNASFLAMHRAIDALKLKPELLLIDGNRFKPYKKIPHECIIKGDGKFLSIAAASILAKTYRDEFMDNAHLNHPFYDWNNNKGYPTKAHREAIKKHGITDLHRQSFQLLPKQLVLDL, from the coding sequence ATGTTAAAGAGTTATTTTCAAAAAAAACTAATTGAAGCTGGCTGCGACGAAGCAGGAAGAGGTTGTTTAGCTGGACCCGTTTATGCAGCCGCAGTCGTTTTTCCAAAAGATTACAAAAACAAGATACTCAACGACTCTAAACAGGTTTCTGAAAAAAAACGTGAATTGCTCCGTTTCGAAATTGAAAAAGAAGCCATCGCTTTTGGTATTGGAGTTGTTGATAACAATGAAATTGATGAAATCAACATTTTAAACGCCTCGTTTTTAGCTATGCACCGAGCAATTGATGCATTAAAATTAAAGCCCGAATTATTATTAATTGATGGCAATCGTTTTAAACCATACAAAAAAATTCCCCACGAGTGTATCATCAAAGGTGATGGTAAATTTCTTTCTATTGCTGCAGCTTCTATTTTAGCAAAAACCTATCGTGATGAATTTATGGATAACGCTCATCTAAATCACCCCTTTTACGATTGGAACAATAATAAAGGTTATCCTACAAAAGCTCATCGAGAAGCTATCAAAAAACATGGTATTACAGATTTACATCGACAATCATTTCAATTGTTACCCAAACAACTTGTTTTAGATTTATAA